Proteins found in one Acidobacteriota bacterium genomic segment:
- a CDS encoding TetR/AcrR family transcriptional regulator: MENRQQKKISRKREEILRSAASAFKRKGYHGTSMGDISDALLMTKGSLYYYFKNKEQILFACHDFSLNKVLENLKSIEESRTPPPEKLRDLIATHITVMIDELQASAMALEFDALSPPLLNKVIEKRDQYEKGFRNVIEEGIKKGFFIECDSKLITFAIMGAINWITKWFHSGRGYSAGEVGDAFAEYFVRGLSAKPRRTMFTMQESDNNFSGG, translated from the coding sequence GTGGAGAACCGTCAGCAGAAGAAGATCAGCAGAAAACGTGAAGAGATCCTCCGCAGCGCCGCCTCTGCCTTCAAACGGAAGGGATACCACGGGACATCCATGGGCGATATAAGCGATGCCCTTCTCATGACCAAGGGGAGCCTTTATTACTACTTCAAGAACAAGGAGCAGATACTTTTCGCGTGCCATGACTTCTCCCTCAATAAGGTTCTGGAGAACCTCAAGAGCATAGAAGAGAGCAGAACCCCTCCGCCCGAGAAACTGAGGGATCTCATCGCCACTCACATCACCGTCATGATTGATGAGCTCCAGGCATCGGCCATGGCCCTGGAGTTCGACGCCCTTTCCCCTCCCCTTCTGAATAAGGTAATCGAAAAGCGGGACCAGTATGAGAAGGGTTTCAGGAACGTCATCGAGGAGGGGATCAAGAAAGGGTTCTTCATCGAATGCGATTCCAAACTGATCACGTTTGCCATCATGGGAGCCATCAACTGGATCACGAAATGGTTTCACTCCGGCCGAGGATACAGTGCCGGCGAGGTCGGAGATGCCTTTGCCGAATATTTCGTCAGAGGACTGTCGGCGAAACCTCGGAGGACAATGTTCACGATGCAGGAAAGCGATAACAATTTTTCTGGAGGATAA
- a CDS encoding acyl-CoA dehydratase activase — protein sequence MITAGVDCGAKNTKVVILKDGRIIGKGMILTGFNQKEAAEKAFNDAIGAAKLERSAIVKIVLTGTGRKGVDFGNGDITDVGAAAKGALFYFPTAKTVIDVGAEEGRGIRCNEKGKVIDFAVNEKCAAGAGAFTEAMARALEVKLEEIGELSLKSQKAVPMNAQCAVFAESEVVSLIHAKTPKEDIARAVHDAIASRISSMVRRIGIEKDVALVGGVARNIGFVHSLRSDLEVDLLIPEDPEYAAALGAALSAGENI from the coding sequence ATGATAACAGCGGGAGTTGATTGCGGTGCCAAGAATACCAAGGTAGTCATTCTGAAAGATGGTAGGATCATTGGCAAAGGGATGATCTTGACCGGATTCAACCAGAAGGAGGCTGCCGAGAAAGCATTCAATGACGCTATCGGAGCAGCTAAGTTGGAGCGCTCCGCAATCGTTAAGATCGTATTAACCGGGACAGGAAGAAAGGGGGTTGACTTTGGCAATGGGGATATCACCGATGTGGGCGCCGCAGCAAAAGGAGCCCTCTTCTACTTTCCGACTGCAAAGACGGTGATCGATGTCGGCGCCGAAGAAGGACGCGGGATCCGGTGTAACGAGAAGGGAAAGGTCATCGACTTTGCCGTTAACGAGAAGTGCGCGGCTGGCGCAGGAGCCTTCACTGAAGCGATGGCAAGGGCTCTCGAGGTCAAGCTCGAAGAAATCGGAGAGCTTTCTTTGAAATCGCAAAAAGCCGTTCCAATGAATGCTCAGTGCGCCGTTTTCGCGGAATCCGAAGTCGTATCGCTTATCCATGCAAAAACGCCGAAGGAAGACATCGCCCGGGCGGTCCACGATGCCATCGCGAGCAGGATATCCTCCATGGTCAGGCGAATCGGGATCGAAAAGGACGTCGCCCTTGTGGGAGGAGTGGCAAGAAACATCGGTTTTGTCCATTCCCTCAGGAGCGATCTGGAAGTTGACCTTCTCATCCCCGAAGACCCAGAGTATGCCGCCGCACTCGGCGCCGCCCTCAGTGCAGGCGAAAATATTTAA
- the bzdN gene encoding benzoyl-CoA reductase, bzd-type, subunit N, translating into MIEMFQEWYENRHQYAKEWKRKNGRKVIGYFCTYVPEEILHAAGILPVRILGSHEPQDMTEPHIFGMFCPFCRDCLAQGLKGRFDYLDGITIAQSCLHIRQTFTSWDLHIPVEYSYYLPMPNRVQSQRALPYLTGELEAFKKSVEGWIGKKISDADLDRAIDIYNTNRRLMKEVYDLRKDDNPPLSGVEAMYMVVSSQMVDKEEHNMILQETLKELKGRKRNGGGERLIIVGSEDDDTEFLKMVESLGAIFVVDDHCTGTRYFWNEVMPGNNRLEAIAKRYIERPPCPSKDWEVRTRIPHIINLAKEYRVKGAIIIQQKFCDPHELDIPAIEKEFKKVGIPTLFLEFDVTVPVGQFKVRVEAFLEMLRQEDLF; encoded by the coding sequence ATGATAGAGATGTTTCAGGAATGGTATGAGAATCGCCACCAGTACGCAAAAGAATGGAAGAGAAAGAACGGTAGAAAGGTGATCGGCTACTTCTGCACCTATGTCCCGGAAGAGATCCTCCACGCCGCTGGAATCCTTCCCGTCAGGATTCTCGGCAGCCATGAACCTCAGGACATGACGGAACCGCACATCTTCGGTATGTTCTGCCCCTTCTGCCGCGATTGCCTTGCTCAGGGGCTCAAGGGAAGATTCGATTACCTGGATGGCATCACAATCGCCCAATCCTGCCTCCATATCCGCCAGACCTTCACGAGCTGGGATCTCCACATCCCGGTGGAGTACTCGTACTATCTTCCCATGCCTAACAGGGTTCAGAGCCAGAGGGCACTCCCCTACCTCACCGGAGAACTCGAGGCCTTCAAGAAATCTGTCGAAGGCTGGATCGGCAAGAAGATCTCCGACGCCGACCTCGACCGGGCCATAGACATCTATAACACAAACAGAAGGCTGATGAAAGAAGTCTACGATCTCAGAAAGGACGATAACCCGCCTCTCTCCGGAGTCGAGGCGATGTACATGGTCGTCTCTTCCCAGATGGTTGACAAGGAGGAGCACAACATGATCCTGCAGGAGACGCTAAAGGAACTGAAGGGAAGGAAGAGAAATGGCGGTGGCGAGAGACTGATCATTGTGGGAAGCGAAGATGACGACACAGAGTTCCTGAAGATGGTCGAATCACTCGGCGCCATATTCGTCGTTGACGACCACTGCACGGGGACAAGGTACTTCTGGAACGAGGTAATGCCTGGTAACAACAGGCTTGAAGCTATCGCTAAGAGATACATCGAAAGACCACCCTGCCCATCAAAGGACTGGGAGGTGCGAACCAGAATCCCCCACATCATCAATCTCGCAAAAGAATATAGAGTCAAGGGAGCAATCATCATCCAGCAGAAGTTCTGCGACCCTCACGAACTGGACATCCCGGCAATCGAGAAGGAGTTCAAGAAAGTTGGGATCCCCACGCTCTTCCTTGAGTTCGACGTCACGGTGCCCGTAGGCCAGTTCAAGGTGAGAGTGGAAGCATTCCTTGAGATGCTCAGGCAGGAGGATCTCTTTTGA
- the bzdQ gene encoding benzoyl-CoA reductase, bzd-type, subunit Q: MAQQEYWRWKEYAWKDESKEWRKAGIISCGIDVGSVSSQAVIMADGELYAYSNLRTGSDSPKSSEKALSWAIEGTGMTLENIHYVVGTGYGRVNVPFAHKAITEIACHARGGNFMYGPTIKTILDMGGQDCKAIRCDEKGKVTAFLMNDKCAAGTGRGMEVFADLLQIPIEEVGPMSLDVPEEPPPVSSTCVVFAKSEATGLLRQGWPKNKVLAAYCSAMAHRVYTLLERLGIEKDFAITGGIAKNVGVVARLEKELNITAVKSKYDSQIAGALGAALFAKALYEKSKGIKQ; the protein is encoded by the coding sequence ATGGCTCAGCAAGAATACTGGAGATGGAAAGAGTATGCCTGGAAAGATGAATCGAAAGAATGGAGGAAGGCCGGCATCATATCGTGCGGCATCGACGTTGGTTCGGTAAGTTCTCAGGCCGTCATCATGGCGGATGGGGAACTGTATGCCTACAGCAACCTTAGAACCGGTTCCGATAGCCCGAAAAGTTCCGAAAAGGCTCTCTCGTGGGCGATCGAAGGAACGGGAATGACCCTTGAAAACATCCACTATGTGGTCGGAACCGGCTATGGCAGGGTCAATGTCCCCTTCGCCCACAAAGCAATCACAGAGATCGCCTGCCATGCCAGAGGCGGAAACTTCATGTACGGTCCAACCATAAAGACCATCCTCGACATGGGCGGACAGGATTGCAAGGCGATACGCTGTGATGAGAAGGGAAAAGTGACCGCCTTCTTGATGAACGACAAGTGTGCTGCGGGAACAGGAAGAGGGATGGAGGTCTTTGCCGATCTTCTTCAGATTCCTATCGAAGAGGTGGGGCCTATGTCGCTCGACGTTCCGGAAGAACCCCCTCCCGTGAGCAGCACCTGCGTGGTCTTCGCCAAATCGGAAGCCACGGGACTCCTTCGCCAGGGTTGGCCCAAGAACAAAGTCCTGGCCGCATACTGTTCAGCCATGGCACACCGCGTCTACACGCTCCTCGAGAGGCTCGGCATCGAGAAGGATTTTGCGATAACCGGGGGGATCGCCAAGAATGTCGGCGTCGTCGCCAGACTGGAGAAAGAGCTCAACATCACAGCCGTGAAATCGAAATATGATAGCCAGATCGCTGGTGCCCTGGGAGCCGCCCTATTTGCCAAAGCCCTCTATGAGAAATCAAAGGGAATAAAGCAATAA
- the bzdO gene encoding benzoyl-CoA reductase, bzd-type, subunit O: MADKLYPTEPLKCWNKAKEIRESYYKDYTTAKEKGGIRWAGGAWSFDAIPAGLGRDVYSLTSEPYGASIAFNKEFSLKCLEAAEKAGYSRDLCSYMRNYWGSIILDQYLWGGPFPKPDFLWQDHICCSHAKWYQVVSELEGGIPHYCIDVSVGPYHEVNENRLSYIVGQMHDGIEWLEKVTGRKYNDELLIEAVNDECRSTSTWAEICVLNKNVPAPLDEKTMYSLYVLGTLKKHAREVADFYEELRDEVKDRVARGIAAVANERCRVMSDTQPPWGFLKVFRYLETYGCVSVGSLYTFGLIGMWEVKEDGTWGPRTTPQQKGISIKSRNEALRTLADWNLSKPEWQHFYHPGYKSDMMIRIAREWKLDGVMLHYNRGCEGLSLGIAENRIAIQKAGFPVMIFEGNMGDEREFDEARTMTRIDTFMETLGIKRTG, from the coding sequence ATGGCAGACAAACTTTATCCTACAGAGCCCCTGAAATGCTGGAACAAGGCAAAGGAGATCAGGGAGAGTTACTACAAGGATTATACGACAGCCAAGGAGAAGGGTGGGATCAGGTGGGCTGGCGGTGCCTGGTCTTTCGATGCCATCCCTGCCGGGCTGGGACGTGACGTCTATTCGTTGACGAGCGAGCCTTATGGAGCAAGCATAGCCTTCAATAAGGAGTTTTCCCTGAAATGCCTCGAAGCGGCTGAGAAAGCCGGTTATTCAAGAGATCTCTGCTCTTACATGAGGAACTACTGGGGTTCTATTATCCTGGACCAGTACCTCTGGGGAGGACCGTTTCCGAAGCCTGATTTCCTCTGGCAGGACCACATCTGTTGCAGCCATGCCAAATGGTACCAGGTCGTCAGCGAGCTTGAAGGGGGAATCCCACATTACTGCATAGATGTTTCCGTCGGCCCATACCATGAAGTCAACGAGAACAGGCTCAGCTACATCGTCGGTCAGATGCACGACGGGATCGAATGGCTCGAGAAAGTCACCGGAAGGAAGTACAACGATGAGCTCCTCATCGAGGCGGTAAATGACGAATGCCGCTCCACTTCAACATGGGCCGAGATATGCGTCCTGAACAAGAACGTTCCGGCACCGCTCGACGAGAAGACTATGTACTCTCTATACGTTCTCGGAACATTGAAGAAGCATGCCAGAGAGGTTGCCGATTTCTATGAAGAACTTCGCGACGAAGTTAAAGATAGGGTGGCGCGAGGGATCGCTGCCGTTGCCAATGAAAGATGCCGCGTAATGAGCGATACACAGCCACCGTGGGGATTCCTGAAAGTCTTCCGGTATCTGGAGACTTATGGCTGCGTATCGGTTGGTTCTCTGTACACCTTCGGACTCATCGGGATGTGGGAGGTCAAAGAGGATGGAACATGGGGACCGAGGACTACTCCACAGCAGAAGGGGATCAGCATCAAGAGCCGTAATGAAGCGCTTCGAACCCTTGCCGACTGGAATCTGAGCAAGCCCGAATGGCAGCACTTCTACCATCCCGGATACAAGAGCGACATGATGATAAGGATAGCTCGGGAGTGGAAGCTGGACGGTGTCATGCTTCATTACAACAGGGGATGCGAGGGCCTGAGTCTGGGAATAGCGGAGAACAGGATTGCCATCCAGAAGGCCGGGTTTCCGGTCATGATATTCGAAGGGAATATGGGAGACGAGAGAGAGTTCGACGAGGCAAGGACGATGACCAGGATCGACACCTTCATGGAGACCCTCGGCATCAAGAGAACAGGATAA
- a CDS encoding ferredoxin, with protein sequence MIANYGYKNGSGEFFISIDTDKCVECDEKGCAAACPFGVLEIITDDYDDRVAAVTEEHRKKIKYSCAPCKPVSGKRELPCLGACAPGAITHSW encoded by the coding sequence ATGATCGCAAATTATGGATACAAGAATGGGTCGGGCGAGTTCTTCATAAGCATAGATACGGACAAGTGCGTTGAATGCGATGAGAAGGGTTGCGCTGCCGCATGTCCCTTCGGAGTCCTTGAGATCATCACTGACGACTATGACGACCGGGTAGCCGCAGTCACAGAGGAACACAGGAAGAAGATCAAATACTCCTGCGCTCCCTGCAAGCCTGTCAGCGGCAAGAGAGAGCTTCCCTGCCTCGGAGCCTGTGCTCCTGGAGCCATCACTCATTCCTGGTAA